One Aegilops tauschii subsp. strangulata cultivar AL8/78 chromosome 7, Aet v6.0, whole genome shotgun sequence genomic window carries:
- the LOC109783424 gene encoding AUGMIN subunit 1 isoform X2 — translation MLEKFKNDVEKQQVEQMADWQTKLVMMDSKERQYILQVSNYKAMLNRVGYTPEINHCVLMEMAEHKKDLERKTKPIADTLRSYQDLPPDKALAALAIEDKKRQYAAAEKYLEDVLQSALTTPGL, via the exons ATGCTGGAGAAATTTAAAAATGATGTGGAGAAGCAACAAGTGGAGCAAATGGCAGACTGGCAGACAAAATTGGTCATGATGGACTCGAAGGAGCGGCAATATATCCTCCAAGTCTCAAATTACAAG GCAATGCTCAACAGAGTTGGATACACGCCAGAAATTAATCATTGTGTGTTGATGGAAATGGCGGAGCATAAGAAGGATCTTGAGAGGAAAACTAAACCCATTGCCGACACATTGCGTAGCTACCAGGATTTGCCTCCA GATAAAGCTCTCGCTGCGTTAGCTATAGAGGACAAAAAGAGGCAGTATGCAGCTGCAGAGAAGTACCTTGAAGATGTGTTGCAATCTGCTTTAACAACACCTGGTCTATGA
- the LOC109783424 gene encoding AUGMIN subunit 1 isoform X1 encodes MDHTGEHLDPGASASASAPASVADVNAWLASLAAEGGGVGGRGGGAVVSELTLGPDPTPRGVSYLRALAAASQARSHAAGIAASGLRAQAAEYQAEAARLREALERAGLARDALPAPAASAARAVAAVANLLAIRDTEMSSFVVASADLWLRRAEVEEKRDKVHKESKALLDYTRKAITKLTELKRMLEKFKNDVEKQQVEQMADWQTKLVMMDSKERQYILQVSNYKAMLNRVGYTPEINHCVLMEMAEHKKDLERKTKPIADTLRSYQDLPPDKALAALAIEDKKRQYAAAEKYLEDVLQSALTTPGL; translated from the exons ATGGATCACACCGGGGAGCACCTCGACCCCGGAGCCTCGGCGTCCGCGTCCGCGCCCGCATCCGTCGCCGATGTCAACGCGTGGCTGGCTTCCCTGGCAGCGGAGGGCGGCGGAGTGGGAGGGCGCGGCGGTGGGGCGGTGGTCTCCGAGCTAACGCTGGGGCCCGACCCCACGCCGCGCGGGGTATCCTATCTCCGCGCGCTCGCGGCGGCGTCGCAGGCGCGGTCCCACGCAGCCGGGATCGCTGCTTCGGGGCTGCGCGCGCAGGCCGCGGAGTATCAGGCGGAGGCAGCGCGCTTGCGGGAAGCGCTGGAGCGGGCCGGCCTTGCGCGGGACGCGCTCCCTGCGCCTGCTGCGTCGGCCGCGCGCGCCGTCGCCGCTGTCGCGAACCTCCTGGCCATCCGCGACACCGAGATGAGCAG CTTTGTGGTGGCCAGTGCAGATTTATGGCTGAGGAGAgcagaggtggaggagaagaggGACAAAGTGCATAAAGAGTCAAAGGCACTTCTTGATTACACAAGGAAGGCCATCACCAAGCTTACTGAGCTCAAGAG GATGCTGGAGAAATTTAAAAATGATGTGGAGAAGCAACAAGTGGAGCAAATGGCAGACTGGCAGACAAAATTGGTCATGATGGACTCGAAGGAGCGGCAATATATCCTCCAAGTCTCAAATTACAAG GCAATGCTCAACAGAGTTGGATACACGCCAGAAATTAATCATTGTGTGTTGATGGAAATGGCGGAGCATAAGAAGGATCTTGAGAGGAAAACTAAACCCATTGCCGACACATTGCGTAGCTACCAGGATTTGCCTCCA GATAAAGCTCTCGCTGCGTTAGCTATAGAGGACAAAAAGAGGCAGTATGCAGCTGCAGAGAAGTACCTTGAAGATGTGTTGCAATCTGCTTTAACAACACCTGGTCTATGA